One window of the Archangium primigenium genome contains the following:
- a CDS encoding PP2C family protein-serine/threonine phosphatase, protein MPAWSRIDSGAATHIGRRSNNEDAFCQKPEVGFFAVADGLGGHEGGEVASHLVLRTVLEFLSTDEHTAPSAPALLTPHPDAEPLPEEGATERMLREAVRLAHHEVRAQQKGKLHMMASTLTALLFVEDEVVVCNLGDSRSFLVRDGEVRRLTKDHTVLAEMEAAGLDIKTPFALRHRNSLTGAVGMEESVEPECGRVAVRPGDVLLLCSDGLYEPVPPALMLEVLAEGGSAQESIERLVTRAYDRGGTDNITGIVLRLL, encoded by the coding sequence ATGCCTGCCTGGTCACGAATCGACAGCGGAGCGGCCACCCACATCGGCCGCCGTTCGAACAACGAGGATGCCTTCTGCCAGAAGCCGGAGGTGGGCTTCTTCGCGGTCGCGGACGGCCTGGGCGGGCATGAGGGCGGCGAGGTGGCGAGCCACCTCGTGCTGCGCACCGTGCTGGAGTTCCTCTCCACCGACGAGCACACCGCGCCCTCGGCGCCCGCGCTCCTCACGCCCCACCCGGACGCCGAGCCCCTTCCGGAGGAGGGCGCCACCGAGCGCATGCTGCGCGAGGCGGTGCGGCTCGCGCACCACGAGGTGCGCGCGCAGCAGAAGGGCAAGCTGCACATGATGGCCTCCACGCTCACCGCGCTGCTGTTCGTGGAGGACGAGGTGGTGGTGTGCAACCTGGGCGACAGCCGCAGCTTCCTCGTGCGCGACGGCGAGGTGCGCCGGCTCACCAAGGACCACACGGTGCTCGCGGAGATGGAGGCGGCGGGGCTGGACATCAAGACGCCCTTCGCGCTGCGCCACCGCAACTCGCTCACGGGCGCGGTGGGCATGGAGGAGAGCGTGGAGCCGGAGTGTGGCCGCGTGGCGGTGCGCCCGGGCGACGTGCTGCTCTTGTGCAGCGATGGGCTGTACGAGCCCGTGCCCCCGGCGCTGATGCTGGAAGTGCTGGCCGAGGGCGGCTCGGCCCAGGAGTCCATCGAGCGGCTCGTCACCCGCGCCTATGACCGGGGTGGCACGGACAACATCACCGGCATCGTGCTGCGGCTGCTGTAG
- a CDS encoding FdhF/YdeP family oxidoreductase: protein MADTKHDPQTPAAEAPVPAAPGLRPSAQPPVLAEPLRVGAPASAAGGVTAVVKAMQHAWGEMGPVRGTKTLLQVNQTHGFDCPGCAWPDPAHRSAFEFCENGAKAVAEEATTARVTPDFFQQWSLVDLAAQTDHWLGKQGRLTHPMVLREGASHYTPLPWDEAFALVADELRALGSPDEAAFYTSGRTSNEAAFLYQLLVRRLGTNNLPDCSNMCHESSGTALTETVGIGKGTVTLEDFEKARLVVVIGQNPGTNHPRMLTALEAAKRQGCRIVSINPLPEAGLQRFKHPQAVRGVLGGGTPLADAFLQVRINGDVALLQGLGKALLAREAAAPGTVVARDFVAAETLGFEAWSAHLAGVSWDDVVEESGISREQVETVAGWLAETDRVIWCWAMGLTQHKNAVGNIQELVNLALVRGAIGKPGAGLCPVRGHSNVQGDRTMGINERPRPAFLQALGQEFGFTAPEHHGLDTVATIGAMRDGKVKVFFALGGNFLSATPDTEATAEALRRTRLTVHVSTKLNRAHLVTGRRALILPCLGRTERDTQATGPQFVTVENSMGVVHTSRGTLPPASEHLLSEPALVARLARAVLGPADDVPWEELAADYGRVRERISRVIPGFEDFNRRVLEPGGFALPNGPREGRFTTPSGKGHFTVHPLPRHRLEPGQLMMMTVRTHDQYNTTVYGLDDRYRGIKAGRRVVMLNAEDMKELGVTAGQPVDLTSHFEGERRVARKFVVVPYDIPRRCAATYFPEANVLVPLNSFADKSRTPTSKSVVITLAPSVDLPALEAVQ, encoded by the coding sequence ATGGCGGACACGAAGCACGACCCCCAGACCCCGGCCGCCGAGGCCCCCGTGCCCGCGGCCCCCGGGCTCCGCCCGAGCGCCCAGCCCCCCGTGCTCGCCGAGCCCCTGCGCGTGGGCGCGCCCGCGAGCGCCGCGGGCGGCGTGACGGCGGTGGTCAAGGCGATGCAGCACGCCTGGGGCGAGATGGGCCCGGTGCGCGGCACGAAGACGCTGCTCCAGGTGAACCAGACGCACGGCTTCGACTGTCCCGGGTGCGCCTGGCCGGACCCCGCGCACCGCTCGGCCTTCGAGTTCTGCGAGAACGGCGCGAAGGCGGTGGCCGAGGAGGCCACCACGGCCCGGGTGACGCCCGACTTCTTCCAGCAGTGGAGCCTGGTGGACCTGGCGGCCCAGACGGACCACTGGCTGGGCAAGCAGGGCCGGCTCACCCACCCCATGGTGCTGCGCGAGGGCGCCTCGCACTACACGCCCCTGCCGTGGGACGAGGCCTTCGCGCTCGTGGCGGACGAGCTGCGCGCGCTCGGCTCTCCGGACGAGGCGGCCTTCTACACCTCGGGGCGCACGAGCAACGAGGCGGCCTTCCTCTACCAACTGCTCGTGCGGCGCCTGGGCACCAACAACCTGCCGGACTGCTCCAACATGTGCCACGAGTCCAGCGGCACGGCCCTCACCGAGACGGTGGGCATCGGCAAGGGCACGGTGACGCTGGAGGACTTCGAGAAGGCCCGGCTCGTGGTCGTCATCGGGCAGAACCCGGGCACCAACCACCCGCGCATGCTCACGGCGCTCGAGGCCGCCAAGCGCCAGGGCTGCCGCATCGTCAGCATCAACCCGCTGCCCGAGGCGGGCCTGCAACGCTTCAAGCACCCGCAGGCGGTGCGCGGCGTGCTCGGCGGGGGCACGCCGCTCGCGGACGCCTTCCTCCAGGTGCGCATCAACGGGGACGTGGCGCTCCTGCAGGGCCTGGGCAAGGCGCTGCTCGCGCGCGAGGCGGCGGCTCCGGGCACCGTCGTGGCGCGCGACTTCGTGGCGGCCGAGACGCTCGGCTTCGAGGCCTGGTCAGCGCACCTGGCGGGCGTGTCCTGGGACGACGTGGTGGAAGAGAGCGGCATCTCGCGCGAGCAGGTGGAGACGGTGGCCGGGTGGCTCGCGGAGACGGACCGCGTCATCTGGTGTTGGGCCATGGGGCTCACCCAGCACAAGAACGCCGTGGGCAACATCCAGGAGCTCGTGAACCTGGCGCTCGTGCGCGGCGCCATCGGCAAGCCGGGCGCGGGGCTGTGCCCGGTGCGCGGCCACAGCAACGTGCAGGGCGACCGCACCATGGGCATCAACGAGCGGCCGCGGCCCGCCTTCCTCCAGGCGCTGGGCCAGGAGTTCGGCTTCACCGCGCCCGAGCACCACGGCCTGGACACGGTGGCCACCATCGGGGCCATGCGCGACGGGAAGGTGAAGGTCTTCTTCGCGCTCGGGGGCAACTTCCTGTCGGCCACGCCGGACACGGAGGCCACGGCCGAGGCCCTGCGCCGCACGCGGCTCACGGTGCACGTGTCCACCAAGCTCAACCGGGCGCACCTGGTGACGGGGCGGCGGGCGCTCATCCTGCCGTGCCTGGGCCGCACCGAGCGCGACACGCAGGCCACGGGGCCGCAGTTCGTCACGGTGGAGAACTCCATGGGGGTGGTGCACACCTCGCGCGGCACGCTGCCCCCGGCCTCCGAGCACCTGCTCAGCGAGCCCGCGCTGGTGGCGAGGCTCGCGCGCGCGGTGCTGGGCCCGGCGGACGACGTGCCCTGGGAGGAGCTGGCGGCGGACTACGGCCGGGTGCGCGAGCGCATCTCGCGGGTGATTCCCGGCTTCGAGGACTTCAACCGGCGGGTGCTGGAGCCGGGCGGCTTCGCGCTGCCCAACGGCCCGCGCGAGGGCCGCTTCACCACGCCGAGCGGCAAGGGCCACTTCACGGTGCACCCCCTGCCCCGGCACCGGCTGGAGCCGGGCCAGTTGATGATGATGACCGTCCGCACGCACGACCAGTACAACACCACGGTGTATGGCCTGGATGACCGCTACCGGGGCATCAAGGCCGGGCGACGCGTGGTGATGCTCAACGCCGAGGACATGAAGGAACTGGGCGTCACGGCGGGCCAGCCGGTGGACCTCACGAGCCACTTCGAGGGCGAGCGGCGCGTGGCCCGGAAGTTCGTGGTGGTGCCCTACGACATCCCCCGGCGGTGCGCGGCCACCTACTTCCCCGAGGCCAACGTGCTCGTGCCCCTCAACAGCTTCGCGGACAAGAGCCGCACCCCCACGTCCAAGTCCGTCGTCATCACCCTGGCGCCGTCCGTGGACCTTCCCGCCCTGGAGGCCGTGCAATGA
- a CDS encoding DUF4082 domain-containing protein, translated as MRLRVLAVLLALVLPGCAPPDAPEADPAGEATQALTPGGGLRFMTYNIKHGELSSLEAIAGVITAQAPDLVALQEVDVLTTRSGKVDQAARLGQLTGMSAVFIPSLLSFDGGQYGLALLSRYPIRSSQRIALRSASEQRVLALYTVELEAGRVLPVGVTHLGTTSATERLEQVADLKAALAGKPWALLGGDFNATPSEASISSLTQQFSDAWRRGGSGNGYTSSAGLPTRRIDYLMLGAAWTSPVVASVPGASSQSDHRPVVATVIPPWSQTLLGDRVPGTPVQADTKPVEVGVRFQSRVAGSVTALRFYRGTGNASGYVARLWTSSGTLLAQIPVRDVRLPGWQEGILSTPVRLTAGTTYVVSYSSSNGQFARDVDGFASAFVSGDLTVPVGGGVYVYAPGSFPTNSYKDTNYWVDVRFTPSP; from the coding sequence ATGCGTCTCCGCGTCCTCGCCGTCCTGCTCGCCCTGGTCCTCCCTGGCTGTGCTCCCCCCGACGCTCCCGAAGCCGATCCGGCCGGGGAGGCCACCCAGGCGCTCACGCCGGGCGGGGGCTTGCGGTTCATGACGTACAACATCAAGCACGGGGAGCTGAGCAGCCTCGAGGCCATCGCGGGCGTCATCACCGCGCAGGCGCCGGACCTCGTCGCGCTCCAGGAGGTGGATGTCCTCACCACGCGCTCGGGCAAGGTGGACCAGGCGGCGCGACTCGGCCAGCTCACGGGCATGTCTGCCGTGTTCATCCCCTCGCTGCTCAGCTTCGACGGCGGGCAGTACGGCCTGGCGCTCCTGTCGCGCTACCCCATCCGCTCCTCGCAGCGCATCGCCCTGCGCTCGGCTTCCGAGCAGCGCGTCCTCGCGCTCTACACGGTGGAACTGGAGGCCGGGCGGGTGCTGCCCGTGGGCGTCACGCACCTGGGTACCACCAGCGCCACCGAGCGGCTCGAGCAGGTCGCGGACCTCAAGGCGGCGCTCGCGGGCAAGCCCTGGGCGCTGCTCGGCGGAGACTTCAACGCCACGCCCTCCGAGGCCAGCATCTCCAGCCTGACGCAGCAGTTCTCCGACGCGTGGCGCCGGGGCGGCTCGGGCAATGGCTACACCAGCTCGGCGGGCCTGCCCACGCGGCGCATCGACTACCTGATGCTCGGCGCGGCGTGGACCTCGCCAGTAGTGGCCAGCGTGCCCGGGGCGTCGAGCCAGTCGGACCACCGCCCCGTGGTGGCCACCGTCATTCCGCCGTGGAGCCAGACGCTGCTCGGAGACCGGGTGCCCGGCACGCCCGTCCAGGCCGATACGAAGCCCGTGGAGGTGGGCGTGCGCTTCCAGAGCCGGGTCGCGGGCAGTGTCACCGCGCTGCGCTTCTACCGGGGCACGGGCAATGCCAGTGGTTACGTGGCGCGCCTGTGGACGTCCTCGGGCACCCTGCTGGCCCAGATCCCCGTCCGCGATGTCAGGCTTCCCGGCTGGCAGGAGGGCATTCTGTCCACGCCGGTGCGCCTCACCGCGGGCACGACGTATGTGGTGTCCTACTCCTCGTCCAACGGCCAGTTCGCGCGGGACGTGGATGGCTTCGCGAGCGCGTTCGTCAGTGGGGACCTGACTGTGCCCGTGGGCGGCGGGGTGTATGTCTACGCCCCGGGCAGCTTCCCGACGAACTCCTACAAGGACACCAACTACTGGGTGGATGTGCGCTTCACGCCCTCGCCCTGA
- a CDS encoding ADYC domain-containing protein, protein MSTPSSRPVSPLCLVACLGLLLACQGELPPPETTASPASRSFAQDGDPVPPGWPTQGRLLHGSALESVSFLSADFSATKKALHDLHLERGELVGAVDYERDTTHPVLAACAQPTVGATRDCGYGWRGVGACTPGTLVSLGAGGCGLGTCSGDPVLRVCPGPQSCTQAQALVSGDNGCGGSLCPHVTFVCPASGRYTVLAGPKHSGTPAWSVGLVPSSGVFPARREVRGTELIGARLHAYSVHNPQTPDMLVSIEDVINADTVDPDVQPTSGPARWDASGATFLYKTRLTRLGLPEKCERGSNPDGSNWMVPLFGTYDEDTGVRDGNPPARFTFGCTQDVIAKCYRWGYQPWKGYTNASSPAGGTTGNHGQAHAVCTRMARADYCGNGGTQTQEGTPILFWDEQVSPANLARPTPSVIPAEAPFEAGWNTLGAVCLSHARWKTLPPPPTQCQLIAPSLLADGSIAGDCAPGQVWVGPSSPNTLCPTVCNTPEEALNYSNYNNPLLLFNHSALHGEDAGTP, encoded by the coding sequence ATGTCCACCCCGTCGAGCCGTCCCGTGTCGCCGCTGTGTCTCGTCGCCTGTCTGGGCCTGCTCCTGGCCTGCCAGGGCGAGCTTCCTCCGCCGGAGACGACGGCCTCCCCGGCCAGCCGGTCCTTCGCCCAGGACGGCGATCCCGTTCCCCCCGGCTGGCCCACCCAGGGCCGGCTGCTGCACGGCTCCGCGCTGGAGAGCGTCTCCTTTCTGAGCGCCGACTTCTCGGCCACCAAGAAGGCCCTCCATGACCTGCACCTGGAGCGGGGCGAGCTCGTCGGCGCGGTCGACTACGAGCGGGACACCACCCACCCCGTGCTGGCCGCCTGCGCGCAGCCCACCGTGGGCGCCACCCGCGACTGCGGCTACGGGTGGCGCGGCGTGGGCGCGTGCACGCCGGGCACCCTCGTGAGCCTGGGCGCGGGCGGCTGTGGCCTGGGCACCTGCTCGGGAGACCCCGTGCTGCGCGTCTGCCCGGGCCCCCAGTCCTGCACCCAGGCCCAGGCGCTCGTCTCGGGAGACAACGGCTGTGGCGGCAGTCTCTGCCCCCACGTCACCTTCGTCTGCCCGGCCTCGGGCCGCTACACGGTGCTCGCGGGCCCCAAGCACAGCGGCACCCCCGCGTGGAGCGTGGGCCTCGTGCCCTCCAGCGGCGTGTTTCCCGCGCGCCGCGAGGTGCGGGGCACGGAGCTCATCGGCGCGCGGCTTCATGCCTACTCCGTGCACAACCCCCAGACGCCCGACATGCTCGTCTCCATCGAGGACGTCATCAACGCCGACACCGTGGACCCGGACGTGCAACCGACGAGCGGCCCGGCGCGCTGGGACGCGAGCGGCGCCACCTTCCTCTACAAGACGCGGCTGACGCGCCTGGGCCTGCCGGAGAAGTGCGAGCGCGGCTCGAACCCGGACGGCTCCAATTGGATGGTGCCGCTGTTCGGGACCTATGACGAGGACACGGGCGTGCGCGACGGCAATCCCCCCGCGCGCTTCACCTTCGGCTGCACCCAGGATGTCATCGCCAAGTGCTACCGCTGGGGCTACCAGCCCTGGAAGGGCTACACCAACGCCAGCAGCCCCGCGGGGGGCACCACCGGCAACCATGGCCAGGCCCACGCCGTCTGCACCCGGATGGCCCGCGCCGACTACTGCGGCAACGGCGGCACCCAGACCCAGGAGGGCACCCCCATCCTCTTCTGGGACGAGCAGGTGTCACCCGCCAACCTCGCCCGCCCCACCCCGAGCGTCATTCCCGCCGAGGCCCCCTTCGAGGCCGGGTGGAACACCTTGGGCGCCGTGTGCCTGAGCCACGCCCGCTGGAAGACCCTGCCCCCGCCCCCCACCCAGTGCCAGCTCATCGCCCCGTCGCTGCTCGCCGACGGAAGCATCGCGGGGGACTGCGCGCCCGGCCAGGTCTGGGTCGGGCCCAGCAGCCCCAACACCCTGTGCCCCACCGTCTGCAACACACCGGAAGAGGCCCTGAACTACTCGAACTACAACAACCCCCTCCTGCTGTTCAACCACTCGGCCCTCCACGGGGAGGACGCGGGAACCCCCTGA
- a CDS encoding ComEC/Rec2 family competence protein encodes MMGFKGMSSGHPSTKGKETSSGEVSLEIHHIDVGQGDATLLLVRGADGGLTRSILIDAGRTGLQVIAYFEELKKRTGGFRKLDMVITSHYDSDHIGGFALLFGDEKYVQDDVIFYDLGRPANADTDYQNYENLVWLQEHRQRIPFGPILELSGITLTCLARNAAMAGSNAKRVWSFDAGGEVAPSQHIPPLDKNATSVALLLEFGSFRYFTAGDLCGFYEEGVVHFLHPYFLKDSSHVCAWKLGHHGANEASSQDVLRLMVPRLGVISCGADNVFGHPAPGTLLRLEELSKHEVCNYMATAKIVPETGMGFPIGQIPSGGHGSDGHGPIVISVTETQANAHMFSVRSKKSAEQVLQCGTRQPLSSSVKLEEHRVSGKRKQTEEGERAAKMRQEDRLKDILATLRSALATKLGDAPQVDLADLDVGAQLIRIAKRIYNQAAIDAREEWASNAFAKSALHGMMDKADVLKTLKKL; translated from the coding sequence ATGATGGGTTTCAAGGGGATGTCCTCGGGACATCCGTCGACGAAGGGCAAGGAGACGTCCTCGGGTGAGGTCTCGCTGGAGATCCACCACATCGACGTGGGGCAAGGCGACGCCACGCTCCTGCTCGTCCGGGGAGCGGATGGCGGCCTCACCCGCTCCATCCTCATCGATGCCGGCAGGACGGGCTTGCAGGTGATTGCCTATTTCGAGGAACTCAAGAAGCGCACGGGCGGGTTTCGCAAGCTCGACATGGTCATCACGTCGCACTACGACTCCGACCATATTGGGGGCTTCGCCCTGCTGTTCGGGGACGAGAAGTACGTCCAGGACGACGTGATCTTCTACGACCTGGGACGGCCAGCCAACGCGGACACCGACTACCAGAACTATGAGAACCTCGTCTGGCTCCAGGAGCATCGCCAGCGCATTCCGTTCGGGCCGATCCTGGAACTGTCTGGCATCACGCTGACGTGTCTCGCGCGGAACGCCGCCATGGCGGGCTCGAACGCGAAGCGGGTCTGGTCTTTCGACGCGGGCGGCGAGGTGGCGCCCTCGCAGCACATCCCGCCCCTGGACAAGAACGCCACCAGCGTGGCGCTGCTGCTCGAGTTCGGTTCGTTCAGATACTTCACGGCGGGAGACCTCTGCGGGTTCTATGAGGAGGGGGTCGTCCACTTCCTCCACCCCTACTTCCTGAAGGACAGCTCCCACGTCTGTGCCTGGAAGCTGGGCCACCACGGGGCGAACGAGGCGAGCAGCCAGGATGTCCTGCGTCTGATGGTGCCTCGCCTGGGGGTGATTTCCTGCGGCGCGGACAATGTGTTCGGTCACCCGGCGCCCGGAACACTGCTCCGGCTGGAGGAGCTGAGCAAACACGAGGTCTGCAACTACATGGCGACGGCGAAGATCGTTCCCGAGACGGGAATGGGCTTTCCCATCGGACAGATTCCGTCCGGGGGCCATGGCTCCGACGGGCATGGTCCCATCGTGATCTCGGTCACGGAGACCCAGGCGAATGCACACATGTTCTCCGTGCGCTCCAAGAAGTCCGCCGAGCAGGTTCTCCAGTGCGGGACACGCCAACCTCTCTCCTCTTCCGTCAAGCTGGAGGAACACCGGGTGTCGGGAAAGAGGAAGCAGACCGAGGAAGGCGAGCGCGCGGCGAAGATGCGGCAAGAGGATCGTCTGAAGGACATCCTCGCCACGCTGCGCTCCGCGCTCGCGACGAAGCTCGGCGATGCGCCCCAGGTGGACCTCGCGGACCTCGACGTGGGCGCTCAGCTCATCCGGATCGCCAAGCGCATCTACAATCAGGCCGCGATCGATGCGCGCGAGGAGTGGGCGTCCAACGCGTTCGCCAAGTCCGCCCTCCACGGCATGATGGACAAGGCGGATGTGCTCAAGACGCTCAAGAAGCTCTGA